In Rhodobacter sp. 24-YEA-8, the following are encoded in one genomic region:
- a CDS encoding proline/glycine betaine ABC transporter permease, which yields MTRPDPLVAEFVQRGAAFYSRAFALLDEEARPRPRFNPMAALFGASWLGARSLWAAFWPAFFATVVSVVLLAIAVLGDPGADARARADRLEAQSANRLAAAETAIANGDPLGEGMKRSAEGIAKAATNARAEAEEAQSQSFGYGLAGGLGLIAVHLATGFLGTILLNRRFRRWRADRRLGHGLPPQRAVFAASLTLASAALSAWRFAFTDPPAWLTSFPSSPEIYNACARWLDRGFRSAADGLGGLFRAIASGINAILTLLELALVATPWPVVMAGVILIAWQVSGRRVAIFSAAALAYLALFGFWEKSMATVALLGTAAFLCVFFGLPLGIWAGRDRRVLTLMRPVLDLMQTMPAFVYLIPVIAFFGIGKPPGIIATLIFGMPPVIRLTALGIASVPESIREAAQAFGASRRFMLFQVDLPIARPSIMAGVNQTLLMCLSMVVIASLIGARGLGEDVLSALQYAAVGKGVLAGLAILACAMVIDRIVQGRSK from the coding sequence ATGACCCGACCGGATCCGCTTGTCGCCGAATTCGTACAGCGCGGCGCGGCGTTTTACAGCCGCGCCTTCGCGCTGCTGGATGAAGAGGCCCGGCCCCGCCCGCGTTTCAACCCGATGGCGGCCCTGTTCGGCGCGTCCTGGCTCGGGGCGAGATCGCTCTGGGCCGCTTTCTGGCCGGCGTTTTTCGCCACTGTCGTCAGTGTGGTCCTGCTGGCCATTGCAGTACTTGGAGACCCGGGCGCTGATGCCCGCGCCAGGGCCGACCGGCTTGAGGCACAATCCGCAAACCGCCTTGCCGCTGCCGAAACCGCCATCGCCAATGGCGACCCGCTGGGCGAGGGCATGAAACGTTCGGCCGAAGGTATCGCGAAAGCTGCCACAAATGCCCGGGCCGAGGCAGAAGAGGCACAATCGCAATCCTTTGGCTATGGCCTTGCGGGCGGGCTCGGTCTGATCGCCGTGCATCTGGCGACCGGATTTCTGGGAACCATCCTGCTGAACCGGCGCTTCCGGCGCTGGCGGGCTGACCGCCGGCTCGGGCATGGGCTGCCGCCACAACGCGCCGTTTTCGCGGCCAGCCTGACCCTTGCCAGCGCAGCGCTTTCGGCCTGGCGGTTCGCCTTTACCGACCCTCCTGCCTGGCTGACCAGCTTCCCTTCATCCCCCGAGATCTACAACGCCTGCGCGCGCTGGCTGGATCGCGGGTTCAGATCTGCCGCCGACGGGCTGGGCGGCCTGTTTCGCGCCATCGCATCGGGCATCAACGCCATCCTCACCCTGCTGGAACTGGCGCTCGTGGCCACGCCCTGGCCCGTTGTGATGGCCGGCGTGATCCTGATCGCCTGGCAGGTGTCCGGCCGCCGCGTCGCGATCTTTTCCGCCGCAGCCCTGGCCTATCTCGCGCTGTTCGGCTTTTGGGAAAAGAGCATGGCAACGGTCGCCCTTTTGGGAACCGCCGCGTTCCTCTGTGTCTTCTTTGGCCTGCCTTTGGGCATCTGGGCGGGTCGGGACCGCCGTGTCCTCACCCTGATGCGGCCGGTGCTCGATCTGATGCAGACCATGCCGGCCTTCGTCTATCTTATTCCGGTCATTGCATTTTTTGGGATCGGCAAGCCCCCCGGCATTATCGCCACGCTGATTTTCGGGATGCCGCCGGTGATCCGCCTGACGGCATTGGGTATCGCATCGGTGCCCGAGAGCATCCGCGAGGCCGCCCAGGCCTTTGGCGCCTCCCGCCGGTTCATGCTTTTTCAGGTCGACCTGCCCATCGCGCGCCCCTCGATCATGGCCGGCGTGAACCAGACGCTGCTGATGTGCCTCTCGATGGTCGTGATCGCCTCGCTGATCGGGGCGCGGGGCCTTGGCGAAGATGTCCTTTCCGCGCTGCAATATGCTGCAGTCGGAAAAGGCGTCCTCGCCGGTCTCGCGATTCTGGCCTGTGCCATGGTGATTGACCGTATCGTCCAGGGCCGCAGCAAATGA
- a CDS encoding LysR family transcriptional regulator — translation MRERGKDEPDINLFRAIEVFMAVAEMRQVTAAASALRITQSAASQHLKNLELIFGMALFDRSTRPIALTYAGETLQRHGFRLLNQIDDLKRDMQHLGASSLPALRVGLLASTATTLTPGLYDLVNNAMKVPELILSAGLATDHFAALNDRRIDMAVTSERLQDGPGFSFIPILDEPFYLILPDSYTGPADDIHAISRKLSLARFGTTTPVGRRTDQHLQRCRLDLPRAIEADRTAMVMAGVITGKCFAILSPTLLIDGVAEGMRLRIEPLPFAPLKRTIRLVSRRDDLGTIPLRIALESQKILKRAFDRHFPAISGQVSYHEIANPSY, via the coding sequence ATGCGCGAACGCGGCAAAGACGAACCTGATATCAACCTGTTCCGCGCCATCGAGGTTTTCATGGCGGTGGCCGAGATGCGGCAGGTGACGGCGGCGGCCTCGGCCCTGCGGATCACACAATCGGCCGCCTCGCAGCATCTGAAGAACCTGGAGCTGATCTTTGGCATGGCACTGTTCGACCGCTCGACCCGGCCGATTGCCCTGACCTATGCCGGCGAAACGCTGCAGCGGCATGGCTTTCGGCTCCTGAACCAAATCGACGATCTGAAGCGCGACATGCAGCATCTGGGCGCCTCTTCGCTGCCGGCGCTCAGGGTCGGGCTGCTGGCCTCGACCGCGACCACGCTGACGCCGGGGCTTTATGATCTGGTCAATAATGCGATGAAAGTGCCCGAGCTGATCCTGTCGGCAGGCCTCGCCACCGACCATTTCGCGGCACTGAATGACCGGCGGATCGATATGGCGGTCACCTCTGAACGGCTGCAGGACGGGCCGGGATTCAGCTTTATCCCGATCCTGGATGAGCCGTTTTATCTTATTCTGCCAGATAGTTACACAGGACCCGCTGACGACATTCACGCCATTTCCCGCAAGCTTTCCCTCGCACGTTTTGGCACAACCACCCCGGTCGGGCGCCGCACCGACCAGCATCTGCAACGCTGCCGCCTTGATCTGCCCCGCGCGATCGAGGCCGACCGCACCGCGATGGTGATGGCCGGCGTCATCACCGGCAAATGTTTCGCGATCCTGTCACCGACGCTTCTGATCGACGGTGTCGCCGAAGGGATGCGTCTCAGGATCGAGCCGCTGCCCTTCGCGCCGCTCAAACGCACCATCCGCCTGGTGTCGCGTCGTGATGATCTTGGCACGATACCGCTGCGCATCGCGCTGGAAAGCCAGAAGATCCTGAAACGTGCCTTCGATCGTCATTTCCCCGCAATCTCCGGCCAGGTGAGTTACCACGAGATCGCTAATCCGTCTTATTAG
- a CDS encoding glycine betaine ABC transporter substrate-binding protein — protein sequence MLTASRLFAALITSASLAPGLALAEKLVIPDPNYASGRATAFAVKGIIEEALGLEVETVPVASVPVVWEAMSRGTGEVDIWTETWLPNQSAPKTKYADEEKLVTVGEKSFPAVQGYCVPKAAAEKHNIRSVFDLANPEIAALFDSDGNGKGEVWIGPQGWLSTNIETIRARDYGFAEFFELQSTDEAIATAGLDAAVKADRPWLGYCYGPHQNFAIYDLVLLQEPAHDPANFVIVQPDQDPDWQAKSHVASAYPETTVHISWSANLATRDPALVTLLQNIQLSADDVNKWSLEIINGKDPNEVVKPWIEANAAQIAAWTAQ from the coding sequence ATGCTGACCGCCTCCCGCCTTTTTGCCGCTCTGATCACCTCTGCCAGCCTCGCGCCGGGCCTTGCGCTGGCCGAAAAGCTGGTGATCCCGGATCCGAATTACGCCTCGGGCCGCGCGACTGCTTTCGCGGTCAAGGGCATCATCGAAGAGGCGCTCGGGCTTGAGGTGGAAACCGTGCCGGTCGCCTCGGTCCCGGTGGTATGGGAGGCAATGTCGCGCGGCACCGGCGAGGTCGATATCTGGACCGAGACCTGGCTGCCGAACCAGAGCGCGCCCAAAACCAAATATGCCGATGAGGAAAAGCTGGTCACCGTCGGCGAGAAGTCTTTCCCCGCCGTGCAGGGCTATTGCGTGCCGAAAGCCGCCGCCGAAAAGCACAATATCCGTTCGGTTTTCGACCTGGCGAATCCCGAGATTGCCGCACTGTTCGATTCGGATGGCAATGGCAAAGGCGAGGTCTGGATCGGCCCGCAGGGCTGGCTGTCGACCAATATCGAGACCATCCGTGCCCGCGATTACGGCTTTGCCGAGTTTTTCGAGCTGCAATCGACTGATGAGGCCATTGCTACAGCCGGTCTGGACGCGGCGGTGAAAGCCGACCGCCCCTGGCTGGGCTATTGCTACGGCCCGCACCAGAATTTCGCGATTTATGATCTGGTCCTGCTGCAGGAACCGGCGCATGACCCCGCGAATTTCGTCATCGTGCAGCCCGACCAGGACCCGGACTGGCAGGCGAAATCCCATGTCGCTTCGGCCTATCCCGAGACCACCGTGCACATCTCCTGGTCGGCCAATCTGGCGACGCGCGACCCCGCTCTGGTGACGCTGCTGCAAAACATCCAGCTCAGCGCCGATGATGTGAACAAATGGTCGCTGGAGATCATCAACGGCAAAGACCCGAATGAGGTCGTGAAGCCCTGGATCGAGGCCAATGCGGCGCAGATTGCCGCCTGGACCGCGCAGTAA
- a CDS encoding glycine betaine/L-proline ABC transporter ATP-binding protein, producing the protein MSDPVIELRSVWKVFGHDARAALAGAKSGKSKAELMAAFDAVIGVRDAGFSVSRGEVFCVMGLSGSGKSTLVRLINRLIEPTEGKILLEGEDITQASPARLRELRSSRIGMVFQSFGLLPHRTVRENVALPLEIQGATPRQRFDQAEIALAKVGLAGWGDSLPTALSGGMQQRVGLARALAADPPILLMDEPFSALDPLIRRQLQDQFRNLAREMGKTVIFITHDLDEAIAIGSRIAIMKDGEIQQIGQPEEIVTRPATDFIAEFTRHVSPLQVLRAGTIMEPLPALPEGLTEDPARVDLNTPLTALTTHFATSDAPVLVCRDGVPVGLVHQKTLLAAIGNRGEAAQ; encoded by the coding sequence GTGAGCGACCCCGTAATCGAACTGCGCTCGGTCTGGAAAGTCTTCGGCCATGACGCCAGAGCGGCGCTGGCCGGGGCAAAATCCGGCAAAAGCAAAGCCGAGCTGATGGCCGCCTTTGACGCGGTGATCGGCGTGCGCGATGCGGGGTTTTCCGTCTCGCGGGGCGAAGTCTTTTGCGTCATGGGCCTGTCAGGGTCGGGAAAATCGACCCTGGTGCGGCTGATCAACCGGCTGATCGAGCCGACCGAGGGCAAGATCCTTCTCGAAGGCGAGGATATCACGCAGGCCAGCCCCGCACGCCTGCGCGAGCTGCGATCGTCCCGGATCGGCATGGTATTTCAGAGCTTTGGCCTGTTGCCGCATCGCACGGTGCGCGAAAACGTGGCCCTGCCGCTGGAGATCCAGGGCGCCACGCCGCGTCAGCGTTTCGACCAGGCCGAGATTGCGCTGGCAAAGGTTGGGCTGGCCGGCTGGGGGGACAGCCTGCCGACCGCGCTTTCCGGAGGCATGCAGCAGCGCGTCGGCCTTGCCCGTGCTCTGGCCGCCGACCCGCCGATCCTGTTGATGGACGAACCCTTTTCCGCGCTCGACCCGCTGATCCGACGCCAGTTGCAGGACCAGTTCCGCAATCTCGCCCGGGAAATGGGCAAGACGGTGATCTTCATCACCCATGATCTCGACGAGGCCATCGCCATCGGGTCGCGGATCGCCATCATGAAGGATGGCGAGATCCAGCAGATCGGCCAGCCGGAAGAGATCGTGACCCGGCCCGCCACCGATTTCATCGCGGAATTCACCCGCCATGTCTCGCCGTTGCAGGTCTTGCGCGCCGGCACGATCATGGAGCCGCTGCCTGCACTGCCGGAAGGTCTGACAGAGGATCCGGCGCGGGTCGATCTGAACACGCCGCTTACCGCGCTGACGACACATTTTGCCACCAGCGACGCCCCGGTTCTGGTCTGCCGTGACGGCGTTCCGGTCGGCCTTGTGCATCAGAAGACGCTGCTCGCCGCCATCGGCAATCGAGGAGAGGCCGCGCAATGA
- a CDS encoding trimethylamine methyltransferase family protein: MQERRGRSARMQERSARNKVSSPYVLRRIGIVSLIDDESVAIIERNADRILDEIGMEFRGDAEVLEIFRKAGARVDGERVRFDPGWCRDKIKTAPKVFTQHARNPGRSVQIGGEAQLFAPSFGPPFVHDMEKGRRYATIHDFREITKLHYSLNAVNHSGGVVVEPVDLPVPVRHLHMAHTHLTHSDKPFMGAVTAPERARDTIEMAKLAMGAEFVDANCVLYSVVNTNAPLVLDETMLWALKEYARAGQATVVSPFVLGGAMSPVTVAATLAQVLAEVMASVALIQLIRPGAPSVFGTFFSPLSLRTGAPTFGTPEGTQFQMCAKTLADRLGLPFHSVGALTASKVPDAQAGYESQAQLMGAVMAGVNFIIHATGCLEGLLTTGYEKIVMDADRCAAMARFTQGIDFSEAAQAMEAFHEIGPGGHFLGAAHTRENFESAFWLGEMSDNGTYEQWTAEGGLWQQDRASDRVRQILRDYEAPAMDESIREALDDFVARRTYEITGEMA; this comes from the coding sequence ATGCAGGAGAGGCGGGGCCGCAGTGCCCGGATGCAGGAGAGAAGCGCGAGGAACAAGGTCTCGTCGCCCTATGTGCTGCGCCGCATCGGCATTGTCAGTCTGATCGACGACGAATCCGTCGCCATCATCGAGAGAAATGCAGACCGCATCCTCGACGAGATTGGCATGGAATTCCGCGGCGATGCCGAGGTGCTGGAGATCTTCCGCAAGGCCGGTGCGCGGGTCGATGGCGAAAGGGTGCGCTTTGATCCCGGCTGGTGCCGCGACAAGATCAAAACCGCGCCCAAGGTCTTTACCCAACATGCCCGCAACCCGGGCCGATCCGTCCAGATCGGCGGCGAGGCGCAGCTTTTCGCGCCCAGTTTCGGCCCTCCTTTCGTGCATGACATGGAAAAGGGGCGCCGCTATGCGACGATCCACGACTTCCGTGAGATAACCAAGCTGCATTACAGCCTGAACGCCGTGAACCATTCCGGCGGCGTGGTGGTCGAACCGGTCGATCTGCCGGTTCCTGTGCGCCATCTGCATATGGCCCATACCCATCTGACCCATTCTGACAAACCCTTCATGGGGGCCGTCACCGCGCCCGAACGCGCCCGTGACACGATTGAAATGGCAAAGCTCGCCATGGGGGCAGAGTTCGTCGACGCGAATTGCGTGCTTTATTCCGTGGTCAATACCAATGCGCCGCTGGTGCTGGATGAGACCATGCTCTGGGCGCTGAAGGAATATGCCAGGGCCGGGCAGGCCACGGTCGTTTCGCCCTTCGTGCTGGGCGGCGCGATGTCGCCGGTGACGGTCGCGGCCACACTCGCGCAGGTGTTGGCCGAGGTCATGGCGAGTGTGGCGCTGATCCAGTTGATCCGGCCCGGCGCGCCTTCGGTTTTTGGCACGTTTTTCTCACCGCTGAGCCTGCGCACCGGTGCCCCCACCTTTGGCACGCCCGAAGGCACCCAGTTCCAGATGTGCGCGAAGACGCTGGCGGATCGCCTTGGCCTGCCCTTCCATTCGGTCGGCGCGCTGACCGCGTCGAAAGTGCCCGATGCCCAGGCCGGGTATGAGTCACAGGCCCAGCTGATGGGCGCCGTGATGGCGGGCGTGAATTTCATTATCCATGCCACGGGCTGCCTCGAAGGCTTGCTCACCACCGGTTACGAGAAGATCGTGATGGATGCCGACCGCTGCGCCGCCATGGCGCGTTTCACGCAAGGCATTGATTTTTCAGAAGCCGCCCAGGCGATGGAGGCCTTTCACGAAATCGGCCCTGGCGGCCATTTCCTCGGCGCAGCCCATACCCGCGAAAACTTTGAATCCGCCTTCTGGCTGGGCGAGATGTCGGACAACGGCACTTACGAGCAATGGACGGCGGAAGGCGGGCTCTGGCAGCAGGACCGCGCATCGGACCGCGTCAGACAAATCCTGCGCGATTACGAGGCGCCCGCGATGGACGAAAGCATCCGCGAAGCGCTCGACGATTTCGTCGCGCGCCGCACATATGAGATCACCGGAGAGATGGCATGA
- a CDS encoding aspartate aminotransferase family protein: MTLHTSWNLEETAVRRDRYYSAALRKFVPFREPMVFRRGEMQYLWDEAGRRYTDLLGMNVCISVGHSHPEVVKAAMDQAAELTHCTTMFYHPVPAHFAEELASTMPKGEKGDIEWVVHFTNSGSEAIDLAMAMARGYTGNLDLIALRTAYHGPTSAAQSVTGIAGWRHPGMPGNVAFVAEPNQYRGIFGENAGAAPYLDEIDHVIQSSTTGRVAGILVESVQGYGGIIEMPPGYMSGAAERIRAAGGLYIADEVQSGFGRTGDHFWGFEADGVIPDIVVMAKGISNGFPLGAVVVRREIAEPMGERFMFHTYGSNPTSCAAGRAVLEILKRDRMQENAKEVGAALLSRLRELRQKYPVIGDVRGRGLMLAIEMVSDRAKKTPDAETTGAVFEACREAGLILSKSGPHRSTLRMVPPLCLTLKDVDQVAEGLDRAFDRARRG; this comes from the coding sequence ATGACGCTTCACACCAGCTGGAACCTCGAGGAAACCGCCGTCCGCCGCGACCGCTATTATTCGGCCGCTTTGCGCAAATTCGTCCCCTTCCGCGAGCCGATGGTGTTTCGCCGGGGCGAGATGCAATATCTCTGGGACGAGGCGGGCCGCCGCTATACCGACCTTCTGGGGATGAATGTCTGCATCTCGGTCGGTCATTCGCATCCCGAAGTGGTCAAAGCCGCGATGGATCAGGCGGCAGAGCTGACCCATTGCACCACGATGTTCTACCATCCGGTGCCCGCGCATTTCGCTGAGGAACTGGCGTCCACCATGCCGAAAGGCGAAAAGGGCGATATCGAATGGGTGGTGCATTTCACCAATTCCGGGTCCGAGGCCATTGACCTCGCGATGGCGATGGCGCGGGGATATACCGGCAATCTCGATCTGATCGCGCTCAGGACCGCCTATCACGGCCCGACCTCTGCCGCACAATCGGTGACCGGGATCGCCGGCTGGCGGCATCCGGGTATGCCCGGGAATGTCGCCTTTGTGGCCGAGCCGAACCAGTATCGCGGCATTTTCGGCGAGAATGCCGGCGCCGCCCCCTATCTTGATGAGATCGACCACGTGATCCAGTCCTCGACCACCGGCCGGGTCGCCGGGATACTGGTCGAAAGCGTCCAGGGCTATGGCGGCATCATCGAAATGCCGCCGGGCTATATGTCCGGCGCGGCCGAACGCATCCGCGCGGCGGGCGGGCTCTATATCGCGGATGAGGTGCAATCGGGCTTTGGCCGCACCGGCGATCATTTCTGGGGGTTCGAGGCCGACGGCGTCATCCCCGATATCGTCGTCATGGCCAAGGGCATCTCGAATGGCTTCCCGCTGGGCGCGGTGGTGGTGCGGCGTGAGATCGCCGAGCCGATGGGCGAGAGGTTCATGTTCCACACCTATGGCTCAAACCCGACCTCCTGCGCCGCCGGGCGCGCGGTGCTCGAAATCCTGAAACGCGACCGGATGCAGGAGAATGCAAAAGAAGTCGGCGCCGCGCTGCTCTCGCGCCTGCGCGAGCTGCGGCAGAAATATCCGGTTATCGGCGATGTGCGCGGTCGCGGCCTGATGCTGGCAATCGAAATGGTCTCGGACAGGGCGAAAAAGACCCCAGACGCCGAAACCACCGGCGCGGTGTTTGAAGCCTGCCGCGAAGCCGGGCTGATCCTGTCGAAATCGGGGCCGCACCGGTCGACTTTGCGGATGGTGCCGCCTTTGTGCCTGACACTCAAAGATGTCGATCAGGTCGCCGAGGGGCTGGACCGCGCCTTTGACCGCGCCAGACGGGGCTGA
- a CDS encoding FAD-dependent oxidoreductase, with product MRKIVIIGGGAVGLSLAYHLTKTAAASVTLLERGSLTSGTSWHAAGIVGPLRATPNATRLAMYAGELFPKLEAESGLSTGYRRTGGYWLARDPARMDELHRIAALGRHFGLHPTLTGPEDVNVRGLDLTGVIGAMAVEEDANVNPVDLCMAYARLAKAQGAQIREGARVDRILTEGSRVTGVLLADGEVIEADQVALCAGAWSKRLADPLGVALPLQAVEHMYVVTEAMPLMPHPFPVLRDLDRGIYIKGDAGKLVIGGFEPDAKCWDAFGPSGDRPFLELPEDWEQFTPFMEAALALIPGLADVGIQHFMNGPESFTTDTRMLLGEAPTVDGLYVAAGMNSVGVMSSAGVGRVLADWMLAGHAPMDLWETDIARADPLAAAAAHVETRMQEAVADAFALHWPFKQPKAGRGLRKSALHDEWQAAGAVFGLTAGWERGLWYAQTPSEQSLPLSTGAQPWYPIAVREAAQMATGVVLLDLTPFGKFDIAGPDALPFLQQITTANMDVAPGRATYTLLLNAQGGIEGDVTVRRAADHFRLVSGAATRWRDMAWLRRRAHGFDVAITDATESESVIGVMGAGSRALLAGLSPDDWQDFAFSTAREVVIAGRSCLAQRVSFVGELGWELYIPNAAAPAVFRALRAAGAAPMGHHALDACRIEKGFRHMGHDLGQDISALEAGLGFTIDWSKDFIGKAALEAQRKEGLRRRLVLFDLPDHPLVLHDEPIWDSGRVVGLTTSGARGARTGRTLALGLIEIAPGETPQATATRQFTIEIAEKHYAALALSRPPFDPSGERMKA from the coding sequence ATGCGGAAGATCGTGATTATCGGCGGCGGTGCGGTGGGGCTCAGCCTCGCATATCATCTGACAAAGACCGCTGCTGCTTCGGTCACGCTGCTGGAGCGTGGCAGCCTGACCTCGGGCACCAGCTGGCATGCGGCCGGGATCGTCGGGCCGCTGCGCGCGACCCCCAATGCGACCCGGCTCGCGATGTATGCGGGCGAGCTTTTTCCAAAGCTTGAGGCAGAAAGCGGGCTTTCGACCGGCTATCGTCGCACCGGCGGCTATTGGCTGGCGCGCGATCCGGCGCGGATGGATGAATTGCACCGGATTGCGGCGCTTGGCCGGCATTTCGGGCTGCACCCGACACTTACCGGGCCTGAAGACGTTAATGTGCGGGGGCTCGATCTGACCGGCGTGATCGGCGCGATGGCGGTCGAGGAAGACGCCAATGTGAACCCGGTCGATCTGTGCATGGCCTATGCGCGGCTGGCAAAAGCCCAGGGTGCGCAGATCCGCGAGGGCGCGCGGGTTGACCGGATCCTGACCGAAGGCAGCCGCGTGACCGGCGTGTTGCTGGCAGATGGCGAGGTGATAGAGGCCGATCAGGTCGCGCTATGCGCCGGCGCCTGGTCAAAGCGGCTGGCCGATCCGCTGGGCGTCGCGCTGCCCTTGCAGGCGGTTGAGCATATGTATGTCGTGACCGAAGCCATGCCCTTGATGCCGCATCCTTTTCCGGTGCTGCGCGACCTTGATCGCGGCATCTATATCAAGGGCGATGCCGGCAAGCTGGTGATCGGTGGCTTCGAGCCCGATGCCAAATGCTGGGATGCGTTCGGCCCTTCGGGCGACCGGCCGTTTCTGGAACTGCCCGAGGACTGGGAGCAGTTTACCCCCTTTATGGAGGCGGCCCTTGCGCTGATCCCGGGCCTTGCCGATGTCGGCATCCAGCATTTCATGAACGGCCCCGAAAGTTTCACCACCGACACCAGGATGCTTCTGGGTGAAGCGCCCACGGTCGACGGGCTTTACGTTGCGGCGGGGATGAATTCGGTGGGCGTGATGTCATCGGCCGGGGTAGGTCGGGTGCTGGCCGACTGGATGCTGGCCGGCCATGCTCCGATGGATCTCTGGGAGACCGATATCGCCCGCGCCGATCCGCTGGCGGCCGCGGCCGCGCATGTCGAGACCCGGATGCAAGAAGCCGTGGCCGATGCTTTCGCGCTGCATTGGCCGTTCAAACAGCCGAAAGCCGGGCGCGGTTTGCGCAAATCGGCGCTGCATGATGAATGGCAGGCTGCGGGTGCGGTCTTCGGCCTTACCGCCGGGTGGGAGCGCGGTCTGTGGTATGCGCAAACCCCGTCGGAACAATCCCTGCCGCTGTCGACCGGCGCGCAGCCCTGGTATCCGATTGCGGTCCGCGAGGCGGCACAGATGGCGACGGGGGTGGTGCTGCTCGATCTTACGCCTTTCGGGAAATTCGACATTGCCGGGCCCGATGCGCTGCCCTTCCTGCAACAGATCACCACCGCCAATATGGATGTGGCGCCTGGCCGTGCGACCTATACGCTGCTTCTGAACGCGCAGGGCGGGATCGAGGGCGATGTGACGGTGCGCCGGGCTGCGGATCACTTCCGCCTGGTGTCCGGTGCGGCGACGCGCTGGCGGGATATGGCCTGGCTCCGGCGCCGGGCGCACGGGTTTGATGTCGCGATAACCGATGCGACGGAATCCGAATCCGTGATCGGCGTGATGGGCGCGGGGTCGCGGGCGCTGCTGGCCGGGCTGTCGCCGGATGACTGGCAGGATTTCGCCTTTTCGACCGCACGCGAGGTGGTGATCGCGGGCCGGTCCTGCCTGGCGCAGCGGGTCAGCTTTGTCGGCGAACTCGGCTGGGAGCTTTACATCCCCAACGCCGCCGCCCCGGCGGTGTTCCGGGCGCTGCGCGCAGCGGGGGCGGCGCCGATGGGCCATCACGCGCTGGATGCCTGTCGGATCGAGAAGGGGTTTCGCCATATGGGCCATGATCTGGGCCAGGACATTTCAGCGCTTGAGGCGGGGCTTGGCTTTACCATTGACTGGTCGAAGGATTTCATCGGTAAAGCGGCGCTTGAGGCGCAGCGCAAAGAGGGTCTCCGGCGCCGCCTCGTGCTGTTCGATCTGCCCGATCACCCTTTGGTCCTGCATGACGAACCGATCTGGGATTCGGGCCGGGTGGTCGGGCTGACCACTTCGGGCGCGCGGGGCGCGCGGACAGGCAGGACCCTGGCGCTTGGCCTTATCGAAATTGCGCCGGGCGAGACCCCGCAGGCCACGGCCACACGGCAGTTTACCATTGAAATCGCAGAGAAACATTATGCGGCACTGGCGCTGAGCCGGCCGCCATTCGACCCCTCGGGCGAGAGGATGAAGGCATGA